A stretch of the Panicum virgatum strain AP13 chromosome 9N, P.virgatum_v5, whole genome shotgun sequence genome encodes the following:
- the LOC120689771 gene encoding hippocampus abundant transcript 1 protein-like: MEEVAELGHLLVFAFLFCFAAYMVGPVITDVTMGALCPGRDECSLAIYLTGLQQAVTGLGALVLTPVVGNLSDRYGRKALLALPATASIVPLGILAYGRTRGYFYAYYITETLTATVCEGSMMCLSLAYVADRVPEARRAAAFGVFTGVCSAGFVASTIAARFLPVSSTCQVAAVAAVATAVYMKAFLQETDGGASSCSCDEEASRPLCIPSSSSEELSPKLPPLRKAPSLSEIAALLTSSSTFSRAAVVTFFHGLGDAGQLNTLLYFLKAKFHYSKNQYANLLLIIGITGSFSQLTVMPLLVPKLGEQKLLIIALTASCGHAFLYSIAWSFWVPYLAASCVILSMLVTPCIRSIISKKVGPFEQGMVQGCITGISSTANVISPLIFTPLTAWCLSEATPFYLKGFSLACAGFATLVALATSISMRPAEVQRPDRK, translated from the exons atggaggaggtggcggagcTGGGGCACCTGCTGGTGTTCGCCTTCCTCTTCTGCTTCGCCGCCTACATGGTCGGGCCGGTGATCACCGACGTCACCATGGGGGCGCTCTGCCCCGGCCGCGACGAGTGCTCCCTcgccatctacctcaccgggcTCCAGCAAGCT GTTACGGGCCTGGGCGCGCTGGTGCTGACGCCGGTCGTCGGCAACCTGTCGGACAGGTACGGCCGGAAGGCGCTGCTGGCGCTCCCGGCGACGGCGTCCATCGTCCCCCTGG GCATCCTGGCGTACGGCCGGACCAGGGGCTACTTCTACGCGTACTACATCACCGAGACCCTGACGGCGACGGTCTGCGAGGGCAGCATGATGTGCCTCTCCCTTGCTTACGTG GCTGACAGGGTACcggaggcgcggcgcgcggcggcgttcggCGTGTTCACCGGCGTCTGCAGCGCCGGCTTCGTTGCCAGCACCATAGCAGCCCGCTTCCTCCCCGTCTCGTCAACGTGCCAG GTCGCCGCAGTGGCAGCGGTGGCGACGGCCGTGTACATGAAGGCCTTCCTCCAGGAGACGGACGGCGGAGCCTCCTCGTGCAGCTGCGACGAGGAGGCCTCCCGGCCGCTCTGCATTCCCTCCTCCAGCAGTGAGGAGCTGTCGCCGAAGCTCCCGCCTCTTCGCAAAGCACCATCGCTGTCGGAGATAGCCGCCCTTCTTACCAGCAG CTCAACCTTCTCGAGAGCCGCAGTCGTCACATTTTTCCATGGCCTTGGCGACGCAGGCCAGCTAAACACACTATTG TATTTTCTGAAGGCGAAATTCCATTATAGCAAGAACCAGTATGCCAATTTGCTACTTATTATTGGCATTACAGGAAGCTTCTCACAG CTAACTGTGATGCCACTTCTAGTGCCAAAGCTAGGTGAACAGAAGCTACTTATCATAGCACTTACAGCGAGCTGTGGGCAC GCATTCCTATACAGCATCGCATGGTCGTTCTGG GTCCCTTATCTTGCTGCAAGTTGTGTAATATTAAGCATGCTGGTCACCCCATGT ATAAGGAGCATCATATCAAAGAAAGTGGGACCTTTTGAGCAG GGAATGGTCCAAGGGTGTATCACTGGAATAAGCTCAACTGCAAATGTGATATCTCCTCTAATTTTTACTCCACTCACAG CCTGGTGTCTATCAGAAGCTACGCCTTTCTACTTAAAAGGTTTCAGCCTTGCCTGTGCCGGATTTGCAACG CTGGTAGCGCTTGCAACAAGCATAAGTATGAGGCCAGCTGAAGTACAGCGGCCAGATAGGAAATAG
- the LOC120689770 gene encoding DDB1- and CUL4-associated factor 8-like has translation MRRPWRHPAPAAAAGARRHGAADLCFREVGDLLPRHFARRAAGSEDLVMRFQIHWKLDRHTGCVNTVGFNEVGDTLISGSDDQMVMLWDWDTGAVKLEFHSGHGGNVFQARFMPCTDDRTIVTCAADGEVRLAKVQDGGDVSTTLLGEHGGRAHNLAVEPGSPYIFYSCGEDGLVQHFDLRTNTATKLFLCRSSLRKSGFSSCVHLNAIAIDPRNPNLFAVGGSNAYARVYDIRKHKWDGSSDFGHPSDCYCPPHLVDDKRVGVTGLAFSHLSELLVSYNEENIYLFPKNGGLGSDPISSIKIGANEGYKSTMTASGQDIAQPAPQVYVGHRNRETVKRVTFIGPNDEYVASGSDCGRIFIWRKGDGRFLRAMEGDECIVNCIEPHPHDMTIASSGIDNDVKMWTPSAIERAPVVNIEELRPRKRRAKLWNFDLPELFIRHLLASERRQQSTEEDSSEDLEDSTGLLRLVLRAADGSVSSTDDEDISDGSEEFTVN, from the exons ATGCGCCGCCCGTGGAGgcacccggcgccggcggcagccgccggcgcgcggcgccaCGGCGCGGCGGACCTCTGCTTCCGCGAGGTCGGGGACCTCCTCCCCCGCCATTTCGCCCGCCGCGCGGCCGGCTCCGAG GACCTTGTGATGCGGTTCCAGATTCACTGGAAGCTTGATAGGCACACGGGCTGCGTCAACACAGTGGGCTTCAATGAGGTCGGTGACACCCTCATATCAGGGTCCGACGACCAGATGGTGATGCTGTGGGACTGGGACACTGGCGCCGTCAAATTGGAGTTCCATTCAGGCCATGGTGGCAACGTGTTCCAGGCACGCTTCATGCCCTGCACAGATGATCGGACCATTGTCACTTGTGCTGCCGATGGCGAG GTGAGACTCGCCAAGGTACAGGATGGTGGAGATGTGTCCACTACATTGCTTGGTGAACATGGGGGAAGGGCTCATAATTTGGCTGTAGAGCCTGGTAGCCCTTATATCTTTTACAGCTGTGGCGAGGATGGCCTTGTTCAACAT TTTGATCTCAGAACAAACACAGCCACAAAACTATTCCTCTGCAGAAGTTCTTTAAGGAAATCAGGATTCTCCTCCTGTGTTCACCTTAATGCGATTGCAATAGATCCGAGGAACCCAAATCTTTTTGCCGTTGGAGGAAGCAATGCATATGCTCGTGTGTATGACATCCGCAAGCACAAGTGGGATGGGTCATCTGATTTTGGTCACCCATCTGACTGCTATTGTCCACCACATCTTGTTGACGATAAACGTGTTGGGGTAACAGGGTTAGCATTCTCTCACTTGAGTGAGTTGCTTGTATCTTATAATGAAGAAAATATTTACCTATTTCCCAAAAATGGAGGACTGGGATCTGACCCAATCTCATCTATCAAGATTGGAGCAAATGAAGGTTACAAATCAACAATGACTGCATCTGGACAAGATATTGCTCAACCTGCACCTCAGGTATATGTTGGTCATCGCAATCGTGAAACTGTGAAGCGTGTGACTTTCATTGGGCCAAATGATGAATACGTTGCTAGTGGGTCAGACTGTGGTCGGATATTTATTTGGAGAAAGGGAGATGGTAGGTTTTTACGAGCCATGGAGGGTGATGAGTGCATAGTGAATTGCATTGAGCCACATCCTCATGATATGACAATTGCAAGCAGTGGAATTGATAATGATGTAAAAATGTGGACTCCCTCTGCCATCGAGCGAGCACCTGTGGTAAATATTGAGGAG TTGAGACCTCGCAAGAGAAGAGCCAAGCTTTGGAACTTTGACTTACCAGAGCTGTTTATCCGGCACTTACTGGCATCAGAGCGTAGGCAACAATCAACTGAAGAAGATTCATCGGAGGACCTTGAGGACAGCACAGGATTACTTAGGCTAGTACTACGTGCTGCTGATGGAAGTGTGTCATCGACTGATGATGAAGACATCTCTGATGGCTCTGAAGAGTTTACAGTCAACTGA
- the LOC120689129 gene encoding uncharacterized protein LOC120689129 — MTTPSAQPASAALPIASPVLQPASTDGQQIDWASKIAEVTRDQFGLKPKQQNLMYRTPYPVAYDQLTLPHKYKLPDFTKFSGYGEVSTVEHINRFIMQCGEAAQNDALKVHLFSMSLSGSAFTWFTTLPANSIIFWADLEKQFYQFFYSGIEEMKLTDLTNLRQRNDESVAAFIQRFRDVKNRCFSLVLSDQQLAEVAFQGLLPHIKKKYASQEFYSISQMAHRMTGDIKSYEQKMSNFQKKVNFVDCSDASDSDDDQMVGSAEWVQSNKKPISCPFGNKEPEKYGFDITKADKIFDLLLLEGQIKLKSYLKIPTDQELKNIKYCKWHNATSRDTNECKVFRQQIQSAIE, encoded by the coding sequence ATGACTACACCCAGTGCACAGCCAGCATCAGCAGCTCTGCCGATAGCTTCACCAGTGCTACAGCCAGCATCAACTGATGGCCAACAGATCGATTGGGCATCCAAAATTGCTGAGGTGACGAGGGATCAGTTTGGCTTGAAGCCAAAGCAGCAAAAtctgatgtacagaactccatatCCAGTTGCGTATGATCAACTGACgttgccccacaagtacaagcttccagatttcaccaagttttctggatATGGAGAGGTCTCCACAGTGGAACACATCAACAGATTCATCATGCAGTGTGGAGAAGCAGCTCAGAACGACGCATTGAAAGTGCATTTGTTCTCAATGTCTctctctggatcggcctttacatGGTTCACGACGTTGCCAGCCAACTCCATAATATTCTGGGCCGATCTAGAGAAGCAGTTCtaccagttcttctactctggcaTAGAAGAGATGAAGCTGACCGATTTGACCAACTTGAGACAGagaaatgatgaatcggtcGCTGCCTTCATTCAGAGGTTCAGGGATGTTAAGAACCGGTGCTTCAGTCTGGTTCTGTCTGATCAGCAGCTTGCAGAGGTTGCTTTCCAAGGACTCTTGCCGCACATCAAGAAGAAGTACGCCTCCCAAGAGTTCTACAGCATCAGTCAGATGGCTCACAGGATGACGGGGGATATCAAATCGTATGAGCAGAAGATGAGCAACTTTCAGAAGAAAGTCAATTTTGTTGACTGTTCAGATGCCTCTGATTCGGATGAtgaccagatggtgggatcggctgAGTGGGTTCAGAGCAACaagaagccgatctcatgtCCGTTTGGTAACAAGGAACCCGAAAAATATGGGTTTGATATTACAAAGGCAGACAAAATCTTTGATCTGTTGCTGTTAGAGGGTCAGATTAAGCTGAAGTCGTATCTCAAGATCCCGAcagatcaagagttgaagaatatcaagtactgcaagtggcacaatgcgaCATCTCGTGATACAAATGAATGCAAAGTGTTTCGtcagcagatacaatcggctatagagTAG
- the LOC120691657 gene encoding cytochrome P450 94B1-like: MEMHLSLASWPLLLVLLLPFVCLLYLLQDHSRKQQMPRASGDDLKAYPILGRFPHLAKNGHRLVEWSVEVAKRSPTTRTMAFKAPGLPGVVITANPDNLEHIAKTSFANYPKGDHLSSTLEDFLGHGIFNSDGEQWLRQRKAASFEFSKRSLTKFIVDTVRSEVVERLLPLLEQAERHGRALDMQHVFECFAFDNICHVAFGDDPGCLAKEGAAAPQGPEFARAFDYVEGAILGRFAVPGFLWRVKRALKMEPEKQIREALDVVHGYADRIVRRCRERREAAGPESRGDFLAHIAARDDLGDENLRDVVTNLLLAGRDTTSAALTWFFWLVSGRPDVESKIVGEIRRVRGGSPSTTTTTFTFDELREMHYIQAAITESMRL; this comes from the coding sequence ATGGAAATGCACCTCTCCCTGGCCTCATGGCCTCTCCTCCTCGTCCTGCTCCTACCCTTCGTCTGCTTGCTATACCTGCTCCAGGATCACAGCAGGAAGCAGCAGATGCCTCGCGCATCAGGCGACGACCTCAAGGCCTACCCGATCCTCGGCAGGTTCCCTCACCTGGCCAAGAACGGCCACCGCCTTGTCGAGTGGTCCGTCGAGGTTGCGAAGCGGAGCCCGACGACGCGGACCATGGCCTTCAAAGCCCCGGGCCTTCCCGGCGTCGTCATCACCGCCAACCCGGACAACCTTGAGCACATAGCCAAGACGAGCTTCGCCAACTACCCCAAGGGCGACCATTTGTCGTCGACGCTCGAGGACTTCCTCGGCCACGGCATCTTCAACTCCGACGGCGAGCAGTGGCTGCGGCAGCGCAAGGCCGCCAGCTTCGAGTTCAGCAAGCGCTCGCTGACGAAGTTCATCGTCGACACCGTCCGGTCCGAGGTCGTCGAGCGGCTCCTGCCGCTGCTCGAGCAGGCCGAGCGCCATGGGCGCGCTCTGGACATGCAGCACGTCTTCGAGTGCTTCGCGTTCGACAACATCTGCCACGTGGCCTTCGGCGACGACCCCGGCTGCCTCGCcaaggagggcgcggcggcgccccaggGCCCGGAGTTCGCGCGCGCCTTTGACTACGTGGAGGGCGCCATCCTGGGTCGGTTCGCTGTGCCGGGCTTTCTGTGGCGTGTCAAGAGGGCGCTCAAGATGGAGCCCGAGAAGCAGATCCGTGAGGCGCTCGACGTCGTCCACGGCTACGCCGACAGGATCGTCCGGAGGTGCCGGGAGAGAAGGGAGGCCGCCGGGCCGGAGAGCAGGGGCGACTTCCTGGCGCACATCGCCGCTCGCGACGACCTCGGCGACGAGAACCTCCGGGACGTCGTCACcaacctcctcctcgccgggcgCGACACAACGTCGGCTGCGCTGACATGGTTCTTCTGGCTGGTCTCCGGCCGGCCTGACGTCGAGAGCAAGATCGTGGGCGAGATCCGCAGAGTGCGCGGCGGATCAccttcgacgacgacgacgaccttcACCTTCGACGAGCTCCGGGAGATGCACTACATCCAGGCCGCCATCACCGAGTCGATGCGGCTGTAA
- the LOC120691658 gene encoding cytochrome P450 94C1-like → MHCCKQDDVLPDGTFVGKGWTVNHSVYAMSRLEELWGKDCEEFRPERWLREDGTFQPESPFRFPVFHAGPRMCLGKELAYIQMKSIVSCAFERFSFQYHGGEEHPGLDYTITLRMKGGLPMQVTKQRPGPEAEAG, encoded by the coding sequence ATGCACTGCTGCAAGCAGGACGACGTCCTGCCGGACGGCACGTTCGTCGGGAAAGGGTGGACGGTGAACCACTCCGTGTACGCGATGTCACGGCTGGAGGAGCTGTGGGGCAAGGACTGCGAGGAGTTCAGGCCGGAACGGTGGCTCCGGGAGGACGGCACGTTCCAGCCAGAGAGCCCGTTCAGGTTCCCGGTGTTCCACGCGGGGCCAAGGATGTGCCTCGGCAAGGAGCTGGCCTACATCCAGATGAAGTCCATCGTCTCCTGCGCCTTCGAGAGGTTCAGCTTCCAGTACCATGGCGGCGAGGAGCACCCTGGGCTGGACTACACCATCACGCTAAGGATGAAAGGCGGTTTGCCGATGCAAGTGACCAAGCAGAGGCCGgggccagaggcagaggcagggtaA